The Kordia sp. SMS9 genome window below encodes:
- a CDS encoding TIGR01777 family oxidoreductase gives MKILICGATGLIGSALTELCLRENHQVHYLTTRKSKIEQSENNKGFLWNPAEGEIDETCFEGVDAIVNLSGANIAKRWTETYKQEIMNSRVDTANIIFKALRNAKNHTIKHYVSASGTAIYPSSLTENYTEDTEKESNDFLGKVVKQWELHANQFKSLEIPVTILRTGLVLSEKGGVLVEMAKPVKFGVGAAMGSGKQWQSWIHIDDIARMYLHVLTNQITGVYNGVGPNPTTNKLLTKEIASVLNKPFFLPNIPKFVMKLMLGEMSTLLFSSQQVNSEKIEHTNFNFTFPELTPALENLLKK, from the coding sequence ATGAAAATACTAATCTGCGGAGCAACAGGATTGATCGGTTCGGCACTAACGGAGCTTTGTTTGCGAGAAAATCATCAAGTACATTACTTAACTACGCGCAAAAGCAAAATTGAACAATCCGAAAATAACAAAGGTTTTCTTTGGAATCCCGCAGAAGGCGAAATTGATGAAACCTGCTTCGAAGGTGTAGATGCCATCGTAAATCTTTCTGGAGCCAACATTGCCAAACGCTGGACAGAAACGTACAAACAAGAAATCATGAACAGTCGCGTAGATACAGCAAATATCATTTTCAAAGCATTGCGAAACGCGAAAAATCACACCATAAAACACTATGTTTCCGCTTCCGGAACTGCCATTTATCCAAGTTCACTCACAGAAAATTATACAGAAGACACCGAAAAAGAATCCAATGACTTCTTGGGAAAAGTAGTCAAACAATGGGAATTACACGCCAATCAATTCAAATCCTTAGAAATTCCTGTGACGATTCTCAGAACAGGTTTGGTACTTTCTGAAAAAGGTGGCGTATTAGTAGAAATGGCAAAACCTGTCAAATTTGGTGTTGGTGCCGCTATGGGCTCAGGAAAACAATGGCAATCTTGGATTCACATTGACGACATTGCACGCATGTATCTACATGTACTCACCAATCAAATTACTGGAGTGTATAATGGCGTGGGACCAAATCCGACCACAAACAAACTTCTTACTAAAGAAATCGCAAGTGTTTTAAACAAACCATTCTTTCTACCAAACATTCCAAAATTTGTAATGAAATTGATGTTAGGCGAAATGAGCACACTGCTCTTTTCGAGTCAGCAAGTAAATTCTGAAAAAATAGAACACACAAATTTCAACTTTACATTTCCAGAACTTACACCTGCATTGGAGAATTTACTCAAAAAATAA
- a CDS encoding nucleotide exchange factor GrpE → MSKKKENTVEKEQPIAANKEAKAAETTENTVEELSTEEKLQEELGKEKDKFLRLFAEFENYKRRTSKERVELFKTAGKDILVAMLPVLDDFDRALAEIAKIDDKEVQDLKKGVELISNKLKETLKTKGLEPMTVKAGDTFDAEDHEAITQIPAPSDDMKGKIIDVIEKGYTLGEKIIRYPKVVVGQ, encoded by the coding sequence ATGAGCAAAAAAAAGGAAAATACCGTAGAAAAAGAACAACCAATAGCTGCAAATAAAGAAGCAAAAGCGGCTGAAACTACTGAAAATACAGTAGAAGAACTATCTACTGAAGAAAAATTACAAGAAGAACTAGGAAAAGAAAAAGACAAATTTTTACGTCTGTTTGCTGAATTTGAAAATTATAAAAGAAGAACGAGCAAAGAACGCGTTGAACTCTTTAAAACAGCAGGGAAAGACATTTTAGTTGCCATGTTGCCAGTGTTGGACGATTTTGATAGAGCTTTGGCAGAAATTGCTAAAATCGATGATAAAGAAGTACAAGATTTGAAAAAAGGAGTCGAATTGATCAGCAATAAACTCAAAGAAACTTTAAAAACAAAAGGACTAGAGCCAATGACTGTAAAAGCAGGTGATACTTTTGATGCAGAAGATCACGAAGCCATCACACAAATTCCTGCACCTTCAGATGATATGAAAGGAAAAATCATTGATGTGATTGAAAAAGGATATACACTTGGTGAAAAAATCATCCGATATCCAAAAGTAGTTGTAGGACAATAA
- the dnaJ gene encoding molecular chaperone DnaJ: MKQDYYEILGISKGASAAEIKKAYRKKAIQYHPDKNPDDKQAEEMFKKAAEAYEVLSDENKRARYDQYGHAAFENGGGFGGGGFGGGMNMDDIFSQFGDIFGGAFGGGGGFSGFGGGGRQRRVKGSSLKIRLKLTLEEIANGVEKKVKVRRKVQAPGVSYKTCETCNGSGQMTRITNTILGRMQTSTTCSTCNGAGQVIDKRPAGADGQGMLTKEETVSIKIPAGVVEGMQLKVSGKGNEAPGNGISGDLLVVIEEKEHDRLKREGDNLHYDLYISFSEAALGTSTEIDTVTGKVRIKIDSGVQSGKILRLRGKGIPSINGYGKGDLLVHINVWTPKTLTKEQKNFFEKMATEENFVPNPEKSDKSFFEKVKDMFS; encoded by the coding sequence ATGAAACAAGATTATTACGAAATATTAGGAATAAGTAAAGGAGCTTCGGCAGCTGAAATCAAAAAAGCATACCGCAAAAAAGCAATTCAATATCATCCAGATAAAAATCCAGATGACAAGCAAGCGGAAGAAATGTTTAAAAAAGCAGCAGAAGCCTATGAAGTATTGAGTGACGAAAATAAACGTGCACGCTACGATCAGTACGGTCATGCAGCCTTTGAAAACGGTGGCGGTTTCGGCGGCGGCGGTTTTGGTGGCGGCATGAATATGGACGATATTTTCAGTCAATTTGGTGATATTTTTGGCGGTGCATTTGGCGGCGGCGGCGGATTCAGCGGTTTCGGCGGCGGCGGAAGACAACGACGTGTAAAAGGAAGCAGTTTAAAAATTCGATTAAAGTTAACGCTTGAAGAAATTGCCAACGGCGTTGAGAAAAAAGTAAAAGTTCGCAGAAAAGTACAAGCGCCAGGCGTAAGCTACAAAACCTGTGAAACGTGTAATGGTTCTGGTCAAATGACACGAATTACCAACACGATTCTAGGACGCATGCAAACATCTACGACCTGTAGTACTTGTAACGGAGCCGGACAAGTGATAGATAAACGACCAGCAGGCGCCGATGGACAAGGAATGTTGACGAAAGAAGAAACCGTTTCTATCAAAATTCCTGCAGGAGTTGTAGAAGGCATGCAATTAAAAGTGTCTGGAAAAGGAAATGAAGCACCCGGAAATGGAATTTCTGGAGATTTACTTGTCGTAATTGAAGAAAAAGAACACGATCGCTTAAAACGTGAAGGCGACAACTTGCATTACGATTTATACATCAGCTTTTCAGAGGCTGCTTTAGGAACTTCTACGGAAATTGACACGGTAACAGGAAAAGTTCGCATAAAAATTGATTCGGGAGTTCAGTCAGGAAAAATATTACGCTTGCGCGGAAAAGGAATCCCGAGCATCAACGGATACGGAAAAGGCGATTTGCTAGTGCACATCAATGTTTGGACGCCAAAAACGTTGACGAAAGAACAGAAAAATTTCTTTGAAAAAATGGCCACAGAGGAAAATTTTGTGCCAAATCCAGAGAAAAGTGATAAGTCATTTTTTGAAAAAGTCAAAGACATGTTTTCGTAA
- a CDS encoding ABC transporter ATP-binding protein, with amino-acid sequence MSSILQAKNVVKKYGDYTALNNVSIDVPKGSIFGLLGPNGAGKTSLIRIINQITAPDSGQVLLDGEALQQFHIKDIGYMPEERGLYKSMKVGEQALYLAQLKGLSKSEAKMRLKYWFEKFEISDWWNKKIQELSKGMAQKIQFVVTVLHQPKLLIFDEPFSGFDPINANRIKDEILQLRDEGATVIFSTHRMESVEELCDHIALIHKSNKVLDGKLTDVKRQYKSNTYQVGIGSANNQQLRSVLNEKFQLTDADFKSINDDLKLNIQLQNGTTANELLSYLTTQGNVNHFVEVIPSVNDIFIQTVENNN; translated from the coding sequence ATGAGTTCAATTCTACAGGCGAAAAACGTCGTAAAAAAATATGGTGACTATACCGCACTCAACAACGTTTCCATTGACGTACCCAAAGGAAGTATCTTTGGATTGCTTGGACCAAATGGTGCTGGAAAAACGTCCTTAATTCGAATCATCAACCAAATTACTGCGCCCGATTCTGGACAAGTATTACTTGATGGTGAAGCCTTGCAACAATTTCACATTAAAGATATTGGTTATATGCCCGAAGAACGTGGTTTGTACAAGTCGATGAAAGTTGGCGAACAAGCCTTGTATTTGGCACAATTGAAAGGTTTGAGCAAATCGGAAGCCAAAATGCGCTTGAAATATTGGTTTGAAAAATTTGAAATTTCAGACTGGTGGAACAAGAAGATTCAAGAGCTTTCCAAAGGAATGGCGCAAAAAATACAGTTTGTCGTCACCGTGTTGCATCAACCGAAGTTGTTAATTTTTGATGAACCGTTTAGCGGATTCGATCCAATTAATGCCAACCGAATTAAGGATGAAATTCTACAATTGCGTGATGAAGGTGCTACTGTCATTTTTTCTACTCACCGAATGGAATCTGTGGAAGAATTGTGCGATCATATTGCGCTCATTCACAAATCCAATAAAGTATTAGACGGAAAATTAACTGATGTCAAACGTCAATACAAAAGCAATACGTATCAAGTTGGAATTGGCTCCGCGAACAATCAACAATTGCGATCGGTACTAAATGAGAAGTTTCAACTTACAGATGCTGATTTCAAATCGATCAATGACGATTTAAAACTCAACATTCAACTACAAAATGGCACTACTGCAAACGAGCTACTCTCCTATTTAACGACACAAGGAAACGTAAATCACTTTGTAGAAGTCATTCCAAGTGTCAACGATATATTCATTCAAACCGTAGAAAATAATAATTAG
- a CDS encoding ABC transporter permease, whose amino-acid sequence MNHLPLIIKREYLTKVRNKSFIIMTFLSPLIFIGLISLIVYLTQLNNNKERTISILDETGKISEVFKTEKASKNSNTTYNFLPNISLEEAKKQVQETEEYGLLHIRKMTSTEEIAKQIRFYSEDSPSSKFISRLERILNEKLTEEVLAKNNVDLDLVKSSKMDVTIGQETFSGERSSKFINYAKLGFGFAAGYLLFMFIIIYGNMIMRSVIEEKTNRIIEIIISSVKPIQLLMGKIIGTSLAGITQFLMWIIFGGILLVIISFVFGFDLVGAQAAQQQEFLVQGADINLQIQISELINSLPIVNLLAAFFIFFIGGYLLYSSLYAAIGAAVDNETDTQQFMMPILMPLVLAVYVGGFTVLEDPHGVVATVFSYIPFTSPVVMLMRIPFGVPIWEQIIAVVLLYITFTGTVWFASKIYRVGILMYGKKPSYREIFKWLKY is encoded by the coding sequence ATGAACCATTTACCGCTAATTATCAAAAGAGAATATTTAACGAAAGTTAGAAACAAGTCGTTTATCATCATGACCTTTTTAAGTCCTTTAATTTTTATCGGACTTATTTCGTTGATCGTGTATTTGACACAGTTGAATAATAATAAAGAACGTACAATTTCCATTTTGGATGAAACCGGAAAAATTTCGGAAGTATTCAAAACTGAAAAAGCAAGTAAAAATTCCAATACAACCTACAACTTTCTTCCCAATATTTCTTTAGAAGAAGCCAAAAAACAAGTACAAGAAACGGAAGAATACGGTTTGTTACACATTCGTAAAATGACTTCTACGGAAGAAATTGCTAAGCAAATACGATTCTATTCGGAAGATTCGCCTTCGTCAAAATTCATATCGCGCTTGGAACGCATTCTGAATGAAAAACTCACCGAAGAAGTATTGGCAAAAAACAATGTAGATCTCGATTTGGTCAAAAGTTCTAAAATGGACGTTACGATCGGACAAGAAACATTTTCGGGTGAACGCAGCTCTAAGTTTATCAACTATGCCAAACTTGGATTTGGATTTGCGGCTGGGTATTTACTGTTTATGTTCATCATCATTTATGGAAACATGATCATGCGTAGTGTCATTGAAGAAAAAACGAATCGTATTATTGAAATCATCATTTCTTCTGTAAAACCGATTCAACTTTTGATGGGAAAAATCATTGGAACATCTTTAGCAGGAATTACCCAATTTTTAATGTGGATCATTTTTGGAGGAATTTTATTAGTCATCATCAGCTTCGTATTCGGATTCGATTTGGTAGGTGCACAAGCCGCACAACAGCAAGAATTCTTAGTACAAGGCGCAGACATCAACTTACAAATTCAAATATCTGAATTGATCAATAGTTTACCAATTGTCAACTTATTGGCAGCATTTTTCATCTTTTTTATTGGAGGCTATTTATTGTACAGTTCATTATATGCCGCCATTGGTGCTGCTGTTGATAATGAAACAGATACACAGCAATTTATGATGCCGATTTTAATGCCGTTGGTATTAGCGGTGTATGTTGGTGGATTTACCGTCTTGGAAGATCCGCATGGAGTCGTTGCTACGGTATTCTCTTATATACCATTTACTTCACCAGTAGTAATGTTGATGCGAATTCCGTTTGGCGTACCAATTTGGGAACAAATAATCGCTGTTGTACTTTTATATATTACCTTTACAGGAACGGTTTGGTTTGCTTCTAAAATTTACCGCGTGGGAATTTTGATGTATGGAAAAAAACCAAGCTATAGGGAAATATTTAAGTGGTTAAAATACTAA
- a CDS encoding mechanosensitive ion channel family protein, producing MEKLNDILNTSFQLGDTVEISVKGILILCVVLILAKIFLNLFQRIVTRKLRNENKLKFKSVFSYATWFSYLIIMLVTLNAIGVNVTGIFAASAALLIGIGLALQTLFQDIISGIFILIDQTVHVGDIIEIEGKVGRVEEINLRTTRAVTIDNKVLIIPNHLYLTNSLYNWTQNGITTRESISVGVAYGSDVALVKKLLIQAADNHKEVIKKPEPTVLFTNFGESSLDFKLIFTVNNSFTAFHVQSELRFEVDRLFREHNVTIPFPQRDVHLYNSKKE from the coding sequence ATGGAGAAACTCAACGACATACTAAATACTTCTTTTCAACTAGGAGATACTGTTGAAATAAGCGTCAAAGGAATTTTGATCCTTTGCGTGGTGTTGATATTGGCTAAAATATTTTTAAATCTCTTTCAACGTATCGTGACTCGAAAGTTACGCAATGAAAACAAACTGAAGTTTAAAAGTGTGTTTTCGTACGCAACTTGGTTTTCGTATCTCATCATTATGTTGGTCACGCTAAATGCCATCGGTGTGAATGTGACAGGAATTTTTGCAGCTTCTGCCGCTTTACTGATTGGAATTGGATTGGCGTTACAAACGCTTTTTCAAGATATCATTTCGGGAATTTTCATTCTGATTGATCAAACCGTGCATGTGGGCGATATTATTGAAATAGAAGGCAAAGTAGGACGTGTAGAAGAAATCAATTTACGAACGACTAGAGCGGTTACGATTGATAATAAAGTACTCATCATTCCCAATCATTTATATTTGACCAATAGTTTGTACAACTGGACGCAAAACGGCATTACCACACGAGAATCTATCAGTGTTGGTGTTGCCTATGGAAGTGATGTTGCATTGGTAAAAAAACTTTTAATTCAAGCCGCAGACAATCATAAAGAAGTGATAAAAAAGCCTGAACCTACTGTGCTTTTTACTAACTTTGGGGAAAGTTCGTTGGACTTTAAATTGATATTTACAGTCAACAATAGCTTTACTGCATTTCATGTACAAAGCGAGTTGCGTTTTGAGGTCGATCGGTTATTTAGAGAACACAATGTAACCATTCCGTTCCCACAACGCGATGTACATTTATATAATTCAAAAAAAGAATAA
- a CDS encoding sigma-54 dependent transcriptional regulator, translating into MPKILVIEDESAIRRVLVKILSEENDTYEVSQAEDGLVGIEMIKKEDYDLVLCDIKMPKMDGVEVLEAAKKIKPETPFVMISGHGDLDTAVNTMRLGAFDYISKPPDLNRLLNTVRNALDKKELVVENKRLKKKVSKNYEMIGNSDAIQQIKDIIEKVAPTDARVLITGPNGTGKELVSHWLHQKSDRSKGPMIEVNCAAIPSELIESELFGHVKGAFTSANKDRAGKFEAANGGTIFLDEIGDMSLSAQAKVLRALQESRVQRVGSDKDIKVNVRVIAATNKNLKKEIEDGKFREDLYHRLAVILIKVPALNDRRDDIPLLIKHFSGKIANEQGNAPKKFSDKAVKLLQEYDWTGNIRELRNVIERLIILGGNEVTEQDVKLFASK; encoded by the coding sequence ATGCCTAAAATATTAGTAATAGAAGACGAATCTGCCATCCGAAGAGTATTGGTAAAAATTTTATCTGAAGAAAATGATACGTATGAAGTATCGCAAGCGGAAGATGGATTGGTAGGAATCGAAATGATTAAGAAAGAAGATTACGATTTGGTATTGTGTGATATTAAAATGCCAAAAATGGACGGTGTAGAAGTGTTAGAAGCTGCCAAAAAGATCAAGCCAGAAACACCTTTTGTGATGATTTCTGGGCATGGCGATTTGGATACTGCTGTAAACACCATGCGTTTGGGCGCTTTTGATTATATTTCAAAACCACCAGATTTGAATCGGTTGCTAAATACGGTTCGCAATGCGCTGGATAAAAAAGAATTGGTTGTTGAAAATAAACGTCTCAAAAAGAAAGTCAGCAAGAATTACGAAATGATCGGAAACTCTGACGCAATTCAACAGATTAAAGATATTATTGAAAAAGTGGCACCAACAGATGCACGTGTCCTAATTACAGGACCAAACGGAACTGGAAAAGAATTGGTTTCGCATTGGTTACATCAAAAAAGTGACCGCAGTAAAGGTCCGATGATTGAAGTCAACTGTGCGGCAATTCCAAGTGAATTGATAGAAAGTGAATTGTTTGGGCACGTAAAAGGTGCGTTTACAAGTGCCAATAAAGACAGAGCTGGAAAATTTGAAGCTGCGAATGGCGGAACAATTTTCTTGGATGAAATTGGAGACATGAGTTTGTCTGCGCAAGCCAAAGTGTTGCGTGCATTGCAAGAAAGCAGAGTACAACGTGTGGGAAGTGATAAAGACATTAAAGTCAATGTTCGTGTGATTGCGGCAACCAATAAAAATCTGAAAAAGGAAATTGAAGATGGAAAATTCCGTGAAGATTTATACCACAGATTGGCAGTCATTTTAATCAAAGTTCCTGCGTTGAACGATCGTAGAGACGATATTCCGTTATTAATTAAACATTTTTCGGGTAAAATTGCCAACGAGCAAGGAAACGCTCCAAAAAAGTTTTCTGACAAAGCCGTCAAATTACTACAAGAATACGATTGGACAGGAAACATACGAGAACTTAGAAACGTTATTGAACGCTTGATCATTCTCGGAGGAAACGAAGTCACTGAACAAGATGTGAAGTTGTTTGCTTCGAAATAG
- a CDS encoding CocE/NonD family hydrolase: protein MKTLFKLTLILAFLCVSCTKTSKTNKDTAAVEDTYVQEHYDKQEVTIAMRDGIKLHTTIYSPKDKSETYPILMMRTPYSCRPYGEDKFRKKIGPNVHLMKEGNIVVYQDVRGRWMSEGIYDNMRAYIPNKTDNTQIDESSDTYDTIDWLVKNVENNNGNVGTWGISYPGFYATYSTIDAHPALKAASPQACIGDFFFDDFHHNGAFLLSYFRAVSLFGTMKDVPKDSAWYKLPDLGTKDQYQFFLDAGPLSNLNSYFEYEKLDNVITSKSDQVDDVFWKEIIDHPNYDSIWKPKGLIQNLKNIKSSVATMIVGGFFDAEDLYGPFETYKTIEKHNPDNYNTMVFGPWDHGKWARTAVKNYVGNYYFGDSISLNFQRDVETKFFNHFLKGKGDKNTGLPEAYVFDTGKKSWSSYENWPPENAQKQDMYLSADQELSTTQQGNTKEIFVSDLKRPVPYSEDIKTVFTPRKYMTDDQRFAARRPDVLIFETEVLEEDFTLAGDIMAKLKVATTGTDADWIVKVVDVHPADAKEQEEGMQDHLKMSNYHLMVRSEVMRGRFRNSFENPEPFVPNKKTAVNIKLQDVYHTFKKGHKVQIQVQSTWFPLIDLNPQTFVSNIYKATEEDFQNQTHTVFNDSKIEFTVLK from the coding sequence ATGAAAACCCTTTTCAAACTCACCCTAATTCTCGCATTTTTATGCGTTTCCTGTACAAAAACTTCTAAAACAAATAAAGACACAGCAGCCGTTGAAGATACGTATGTTCAAGAACATTATGATAAACAGGAAGTTACGATTGCTATGCGCGACGGAATTAAACTGCATACCACGATTTACTCACCCAAAGATAAAAGTGAAACGTATCCAATTTTAATGATGCGAACGCCGTACAGTTGTCGCCCGTATGGTGAAGATAAATTCCGCAAAAAGATCGGGCCAAATGTACATTTAATGAAAGAAGGGAACATTGTTGTATACCAAGATGTCCGCGGTCGTTGGATGAGCGAAGGCATCTATGATAACATGCGCGCGTACATTCCAAACAAAACAGACAATACGCAAATTGATGAATCTTCTGATACGTATGATACGATTGATTGGTTGGTGAAAAATGTGGAAAATAACAATGGAAATGTAGGAACATGGGGAATTTCATATCCAGGGTTTTATGCAACCTATTCTACGATTGACGCACATCCTGCACTCAAAGCGGCTTCTCCACAAGCGTGTATTGGCGATTTCTTTTTTGACGATTTCCATCACAATGGCGCGTTTTTACTAAGTTATTTCAGAGCGGTTTCTTTATTTGGAACGATGAAAGATGTGCCAAAAGATTCTGCGTGGTACAAATTACCAGATTTAGGTACAAAAGATCAATACCAGTTTTTTTTAGATGCAGGACCGTTGAGCAATTTGAACAGTTATTTTGAATATGAAAAATTAGACAATGTCATTACGTCTAAATCAGATCAAGTAGATGATGTATTTTGGAAGGAAATCATTGATCATCCAAACTATGACAGCATTTGGAAACCAAAAGGACTCATTCAAAACTTAAAAAACATAAAATCTTCAGTTGCGACAATGATTGTCGGCGGATTTTTTGACGCAGAAGACTTATATGGACCTTTTGAAACCTATAAAACCATCGAGAAACACAATCCAGACAATTACAATACGATGGTTTTTGGACCGTGGGATCATGGAAAATGGGCGCGAACTGCGGTAAAAAATTATGTTGGAAACTACTATTTTGGCGATTCTATCTCACTAAACTTTCAGCGTGATGTAGAAACGAAATTTTTCAATCATTTCTTAAAGGGGAAAGGTGATAAAAATACAGGATTACCAGAAGCGTATGTGTTTGATACTGGAAAAAAATCTTGGAGCAGTTATGAAAATTGGCCACCAGAAAACGCACAGAAACAAGATATGTATTTGAGTGCAGATCAAGAATTGTCTACAACTCAACAAGGAAATACAAAAGAAATATTTGTGAGCGATTTAAAACGTCCAGTTCCGTATTCTGAAGATATCAAAACAGTATTTACGCCACGAAAATACATGACAGACGATCAGCGATTTGCGGCACGTCGTCCCGATGTATTAATTTTTGAAACGGAAGTGTTGGAAGAAGATTTTACCTTAGCGGGAGACATCATGGCGAAACTAAAAGTAGCCACCACAGGAACCGATGCCGATTGGATTGTAAAAGTAGTAGATGTACATCCGGCAGATGCTAAAGAACAGGAAGAAGGCATGCAAGATCACTTAAAAATGAGCAACTACCATCTGATGGTACGAAGCGAGGTAATGCGTGGGCGTTTCCGTAACAGTTTTGAAAACCCTGAACCATTTGTGCCTAACAAAAAGACGGCAGTAAATATCAAATTGCAAGATGTATATCACACCTTCAAAAAAGGACACAAAGTGCAAATTCAAGTGCAAAGTACGTGGTTTCCACTCATTGACTTAAATCCACAAACATTTGTGTCAAATATTTATAAAGCCACGGAAGAAGATTTCCAAAATCAAACGCATACGGTTTTTAATGATTCTAAAATTGAATTTACGGTTCTAAAATAG
- a CDS encoding DJ-1/PfpI family protein, translating to MKKILSILTFILCIVSCETNGKQEAKTSTTEIEKESTSKKQFPTLEPNRYNVGFLIMDGVYNTELTAPYDIFQHTIYRENIKAMNVFTVANTDEAVTTFEGMRILPDFNYLKDSLPTIDILVVPSAEHHLDTDLEDEKLIAFVQKVAKDAEFVTSHCDGAFVLAKAGLLDDVASTTFPSDIEKMRNMFPKLDIRDHTLFVHDGKYITSAGGAKSFEAALYLCEYLYGKEIAKSLAGGLVIDWTLDGYPHTIVE from the coding sequence ATGAAAAAAATCCTCTCCATTTTAACGTTTATCCTTTGTATTGTGAGTTGTGAAACGAATGGGAAGCAAGAAGCTAAGACTTCCACTACAGAAATAGAGAAAGAAAGTACCTCTAAAAAGCAATTTCCTACATTAGAACCCAATCGGTATAATGTTGGATTTTTGATTATGGATGGCGTGTATAATACGGAATTGACTGCGCCGTATGATATTTTTCAGCATACGATATATCGTGAAAATATTAAAGCGATGAATGTATTTACAGTTGCTAATACCGATGAAGCTGTGACTACGTTTGAAGGCATGCGTATTCTGCCTGATTTCAATTATTTGAAAGATAGTTTACCCACGATTGACATTTTGGTCGTACCGAGTGCAGAACATCATTTGGATACCGATTTGGAAGACGAAAAACTGATTGCATTTGTACAAAAAGTGGCAAAAGATGCGGAATTTGTCACGTCACATTGCGATGGTGCCTTTGTATTGGCAAAAGCAGGATTGTTGGATGATGTCGCGTCTACAACGTTTCCAAGTGATATTGAAAAGATGCGCAACATGTTTCCGAAATTAGATATTAGAGACCATACGTTGTTTGTTCATGACGGAAAGTATATTACTTCCGCTGGTGGCGCCAAATCTTTTGAAGCGGCGTTGTACTTGTGTGAATATTTGTATGGAAAGGAAATTGCAAAAAGTTTAGCAGGCGGATTGGTCATTGATTGGACGTTGGATGGATATCCGCATACGATTGTTGAGTAG